One Cytophagia bacterium CHB2 genomic window, AACAACATCATTTTCATTTGCCGCCCTGGGCTTTCTGGTCAAAGGAAGAATGGCAAACGCACCGTCTCGACGCGCAAGAAATCATCCATAACAAACTCGGCTGGGATGTGACGGATTTCGGCTCGGGCAGATTTCACGAAATCGGGCTGCTTGTATTCACCGTGCGCAACGGCGAGCCGGGCGAGGCAAATGGCAAAGATTACTGCGAAAAAATCATGATCGCGCGCGAAGCGCAGGTGACGCCCTGGCATTTTCATTGGCACAAGATGGAAGACATCATCAATCGCGGCGGCGGCGAATTGATAATCGAAGTTTGCAATGCTGCCGCAGATGAACAACTGGCCGATTCCCCGGTTACTGTGCTGACGGACGGCATTCGCCGCACCGTGCCGGCACAAAGCAGAATCGTGTTGCAACCGGGCGAGAGCATCACCTTGCCGCCGCGCATGTACCATCAGTTTT contains:
- a CDS encoding D-lyxose/D-mannose family sugar isomerase; protein product: MKRSEINALQREAAAFFKQHHFHLPPWAFWSKEEWQTHRLDAQEIIHNKLGWDVTDFGSGRFHEIGLLVFTVRNGEPGEANGKDYCEKIMIAREAQVTPWHFHWHKMEDIINRGGGELIIEVCNAAADEQLADSPVTVLTDGIRRTVPAQSRIVLQPGESITLPPRMYHQFYAAAGKGMVLIGEVSRVNDDAKDNRFLAPIGRFPQIEEDEPPLYYLCNEYPE